The genomic stretch ACAATCGCGGCGATGAATTGGGGAATTTGTTCCTTTATCATTAGCTTGAGAGTCTGATAAGTCGTGGAAGCCGGACGGCCACAAGCGGCTTCTAGCGGTTCTTCACATGTAGTTCCAGAACTTCTGGAGGCTTTTGATGGTGGAATTGGGGGCTCCGGAGCCGGAGAGTCTATAACATCGCTGGTTGGAGGCGGTTACACGGCAGGATCTCGAGGTTGGGGGCATAAAGAAAAGGCAGTGAGGAGGCATCAGACGGTGTAACCTGAATACCGAGGAGGGGTGACTAATGCATAGTGCATTTTTCCCGTTTGCTGCTTGTGATGATGGCACACGAGCAGGTCTGGAAAGATGGAAATAAGAATCATGCCATAGCTACTTTGCCGATGTGAAGAAAGGGACAAGATATCGGGCTGCTCGATTGGTTACCTGTAGGTAAAATCCGGGTTTAAGCTGCCTGATCCAGAGCTGCAAGGCTTTTAGGCAGATGTTTCCACAGAGATGAGGACAGAAGCTgagggaaggaggaaggAACGAAAAGAAGAGCTGTTATCTGGAGAAAGAACAGGTAGACTTTGGGGATCTGCATGACGACTACCGACCGAGCAGCGTATAGAGATATCTTGAATAAGTGGTTGAAGAtgcgggaggggagggtggtggtctttGGCGGGGTAGCCTCTTTTGGTAGTCGGGTGGGCGGTGACAGGGGTGTCAAACCCCATGTTCATGTCAATCGAAAGGCGTGCATGTCCCACATTTTGGCAGGGGTCTGATGCGGGACGGAGAGCAAGCCTCGCTTTCACTGCTACGAACCCTTGAAGAGTGACTCTTTTGGAGGAAGACGAAACCAGTTGAAGCTGGTGGAACTCGTctctggggagggggggcatcTAAATAAAAAGTAGTTCCCGGGGActttttctgtttcttcCTGAATTACATGAGCAGTTGTCTTTTGTTTCATTGCCATTGACTTACTTACGCCTTTTGCTGACGGATGACTGTTGGAACTTGGACTGACATTGACTTTGACTCGACTCCACGCCGGATATTTTACATGTTAGTACCTACACTTTCTTatgggagaggatgagggacAGAGGCATATGTTTATATCGATGGTGCCAGTGGCACTAAGCACGCCCTTGATCTGACATTTCTTGACAGCTCGGTTTAACCCGGCCTTTGCCTTGTCACTTCACGGAGAGACGGGGCTCCCCCCCTCGCGCCCTTTACTGTCCTTCTCCGGATGCCAGTGATACCAGAAATGGAGGAATATGTCAACTGGGATATGGCTGCCCTCCCAACTACCGGGGAGGGCCTGGACTTTGCTTCTTCGTCAGCCAACATGGCCACCGTGCCTGCTCTTGGAGCAGCTGGAGCCACTGAACATCTCCAGGACCTCGATCTCGCCCTGGAGAATGCAGAGGGGGATGACTTCTCCTTTTGGGCATTGGAGCACTTTGAGAACAACATCTCGCCTACACTCGACGGGACGCTAGACGCAAACACTTGCATTGGCCTTAAAGGTCTCGACAGAACCGGGCCGTTCGAAGAAGATCTGGACCTCCCCGACGTCCCGTGCACCAACTGTCAGCTTGGAGGCTATCAGTGCAAGCGTATTCCAGAGGGTCAGTACAAGGGCTATTGCACCAGCTGCATTGCGCTGTGTTCTGAATGCAGCTTTGCCGAGACCACCGGTGCTGGCCGCGCCGTCGGCTTCCCTTCCAATCCTTGGCCCATCATGGGCGACCACCCTATGGGTATCCCGCAGGAGGAAGCCCATGCTGGGGCTGCCCTGAGCGGAAGCCAGCCTGCTGCCGCAACCGAGAACACCACGTCTGAACCTGCTCGGGCAACCTCCAAGACCAGGACTGGTGTTCGGTTCTCCAGAGAAGAACTGAAGATCCTAAAGAACTGGCTCTCGACTCACAGCAGGCATCCTTATCCTAccgaagaggagaaggagatgttACAGAAGCAGACAGGTCTTAGCAAGACCCAGATCACCAACTGGCTTGCCAACACCCGCCGCAGAAACAAGAACGCTGTTGCCCAGCGGTCCACCTCACCGGGCGTGAGGACGTGGACCAAACCTATCGACATTGCCGGAAGACGAGGTGCCGCGTCTTTCGAGCTCATGAATCCCCTTCAGCGTTGGCAGGTATCTCCGCCGGAAAATGAACCGGCCTCCGTCACAGCTATTCAACGTGCCATCAGCACGTCTTCGACCCTGCAGTCGGGCCTCAGCAGCCCTTACAGCAGTGTCCACTTCACCGACGATGGGTCAGGCAGATCGATCTGCGACTCTGCCATCTCCAGCGCCAATACATCTCATTCTAGCGGGTCGTTTGCTTCGGCCTACTCTTATGGCTCTCGTGGCTCGCTCGGGTCGGGAGGGTCCTCCATGCACCggggtcggaggaggagaaggagaaaggCTGCTGCGCCCGCTGCTGCTAACATGACCAACAGCACACCTCTACGACAGCCCCTAAAGACGTTCCAGTGTACTTTCTGCACCGAGACTTTCAGAACCAAGCACGACTGGCAGAGACATGAGAAGTCTCTGCATCTGTCTCTGGAGCGCTGGGTGTGCTCCCCCGATGGGCCGGTCACCTTCAACGCTGAGAGTGACCAGATGCAGTGCGTTTTCTGCGGGCATGCCAACCCCGACGAGGCTCACATCGACAGCCACAATCACTCTGCCTGTCAAGAGCGCGCACTGGCGGAGAGGACGTTCTACCGGAAGGACCACCTTCGCCAACATTTGAAGCTTGTCCATGACGCCGCCTATCGCAGCCAGAGCATGGATGGGTGGAAGGTGACGACTCCAGAGATTCGTTCAAGGTGTGGTTTCTGCGGCATCGTGATGGACACATGGTCCTTCCGTACCGACCACCTCGCCGAGCACTTCAAGCGCGGTAAATCCATGGCTGACTGGAAGGGTGATTGGGGCTTCGAAGACAAGGTGTTGGACATGGTCGAGAACTCGATTCCACCGTTCTTGATCCACGACGAGAGAAACTCGCCGGATCCTTTCGAAGCGTCCCAACCCCCTTTTGCTGCCAAAAACGCGTATGAACTCATCAAGGCAGAGCTGAGGGCTTACATTGATGACCGACCACAAGGCCAGGAGGCCCCGTCTGACGGGGAGCTGCTGAGTGTGGTTCGCGCTCTGTTAGAAAAGACCAGGATTATCTCGAGGCCTTGCGTCGGTTCAACTGGGTCTTGGCTTCAAGATTTGTTGCTGGCAGCACCGTCCGACCGGCCTACCCGCCCTTCCTACAAGTCCTCTCTCCAGCAACTCAAGATCACCGGCAAGGGTGACATCTTTGAGCTGGATccgctggagctggagctcgAAGTCTATGTCAaagcccgccgcctcctAGGCCTGACAGCCATGGACAGAGAGCTGCAGTCGGAAGCAGTCAACATCATCCGCCGCATGGACGAGTCCTCTTCCGACCCCTCCTCCGACATTGTCCAATTCTTCACCCGCCTCATCTACGCCTCGACTTCCTGGCTAACTTGCTTCCGAGCTCGCGCCCATCTCCCAAGATCAGAAGACGTCGTCGACGTTCCTCAACGGTCCAAAGACCCCAAGAAGATCGACGCCGGCATCCACAACCCATCCCGCCTGGAATTCGAACTGGCCGAATACGTCCGCGAGCAACGCTCCCTCTTcggggaggggtttgttCCCAGTGACGACGACCTGCAAAAACGCGCTCGTGTCATCATCTTCGAGTATGATGACGGCTGGAACCAAACAGCCGCCGACGACGCGGTTTGGCTTGCCGCCTTCAAAAACAGACATGTTTTTGGCAACGGCACCAACGACAGCAGCGCCTACGTGCCATTGGATCTCTCCCACGAGTCCATGTTCCCGAATCCATTGCAACTCCAGCTCGACGTGTCCGATCCAGCAGGGCGGACGCGCATCCCGTCCATCTCTAACTCGTCCTCTTCACGATCAGGCTCGGGGTCAGGATCAGGGTCAGGGTCAgggtcaacctcaaccccttcccccccagcAGGCTTCAGAGCCAACCTTTTGGGAGACGTAAACTGCTACCAGCGCCTCGCTCGCGAACTAAAGAAATATGTAGCCAGTGCCATGTcgcccaacaaccccaactgTCACGTCCCTACAGACGAGGAACTGCAACACCAAGCTCGTTGGATCATCTATGAAGAGtacgcccccccccccgaccccttctttccccctttttcttccatcTAACCCCCCTCCGCAGCGACGACCCCTGGAACACAACCTGCGCCGAAAACGCCGAATGGCTCCGCCGCTTCAAGCGCGATTCCGGGATCCTCACCGACCCTTCTCTTCCGGGCTTacccctctccaccctctcctggAACATCTCCCAAGGCGGCTCCGGTTTTGCCCCTCCATATacaatcccccctcctcctctcccctccacctcctccacctccgacATCCTCGTCCGGTTACGCGAGGGCTCCAAGCCTTTTCCagcccaaaccaaaacagtCGACCGCTTCGTCAAAAACATCAAAGGACGCTGGGAGGAGCCAGCAAAAGTCTTTTGTTCTCGAGAGCTGGAAAAAGGACTGGCAGATTGGGTCATGGGGTTGGGGTATGTTCCCTCGGATGGGGAGATGAGCCAAAAAGCGAAAGAGGTGATGGGGACAGAAAAGACGGCGGCGGATGAtgcggtgctggtgggcaAGTTTAGGGATATGATGGCTGCCAGGCTGCAGCAGTCAAATCAAATCCAGTACCATCAGGGCCTGGATCTGGGCATGATGGACATGTCGAGCACCAACACCGCAGGACTGACAAGCGGTGAGCTCGACGATCTCCTCCTTCAGGGCATGGATTTTGACTTTACCGACCtcggtgggggaggtggttttgaCGGGAATCTTGTGGGGTTTGAAGGCATTGATCTTCTGATGCCCCAGAGGAGTAGTggtgggcagcagcagcagcagcagcagcagatgtTCTAACttttgaagaaggggtgggtgTATGATGCATGGAAATCTCCTCTCAAAAGGGCATTGAGAGTATGTGATGAGGCCATGAACTTTCATTTCTTTTAGGTTTTTCATGTGCTTTGAATCGGGTTTGGGACAGATTTCTTCTTTCGTGCAGCATTATATAGGGTGACGAAGTTGGGAGAGGGCAAACGAAAGATAtgaaaaagaataaaacaTAATGATATTTGGCCGTCGGTTGCAGCTACTTCAAGGTGTGCTTGGCTGTGATGGACTTGGGTGGCTTTAGGCAGCACATCACTTACACGAGACAAAGTTGCGCAAGAAAGCCACAAGTGGAAACACAAACGAGATGCAGTTCTTGAACGTCAGTATTTATTGGAGTACCCCCAAGTACACCTAGCTAAGTCGATAATGCCAATGCTCTAGGTATCTATCTGGCAGAATACCACCACGGCGAAAAGTTCTGATGCCAAGCTTAAAGTTGTGCCAAAGATAAAAGAGACAAACACGCAGGCTGTAGACTGGAGCACAACATCTACTTGTACAAAACAGCAGGCTCTTAAGCATAAATGTAGCGGGGAGTTCTCTTGCCCGTTACCCATCAACCTTGCGGAAGCAACTCTACGAGAGAGAGTCGGGTAAAGGGCCTTCTGTCCCGCTTATTGATCTTCCAACGCTCCGTTAAGAACAAGCTCTGGGATGAGCTTTGCTCCTGCCATCTCTAGTGATAGCATCgctgggtgtgtgtgtgtgtagtGTAGTGTAGTGTAGTGTAGGGGGGAATATATGAGTAATCTCTAGAGCCTGTCTTGTCGGCATGACAAGACAAGAGGGGGAacaagggagaggagggaagaGCGGTCCGGTCACTGCTGCCCACCATGATGACTGTAACTGTCAATTCGGTATCTGACTGCTCATGAACGTCTATCGCCGCCAATCCTGCTGCCTGTTAAAAATGAACGCAACGCTGCCATATCACCAAACGCCGACGCTTGTAGCCTGAGCCGGTCCCATCTCAGatcaaaaagagagagaggtcaTGGCGAGGCCCGGCTGTGACGGAAAAACGAATAAAGAAGATAGATACCTGCTGGGAGAGGTGTTATGAGTCCAAGACATGCTGGAACAGTGGCGACATCGACTCGCCGTAGTGGTTTCTGCGAATCGCCTCAGCCAGGAGGAACGACAGATCGAGAACCACCAGTTTGCTGGCCTTGCGCGCCTTCTCTTCGGGTATCGGATAGCTGTTGGTCACCACGATGGTGTCGATGCAATCACAAGCCTGCATCTGCTCAAGGCAATCGCCTCCAAAGACACCATGTGTTGCAATGCAGTAcaccttctcggccttgccACGCTTCCGTACCGTCTCGGCCGCAGCAATCCACGAGCCGGGCTTGTCGATCATATCGTCCACGATGAAGACCGAACGGCCCTTCACATCGCCCACCAACGTGATCATGTGTTCAACTTTTGGTTTGagaatctcctcctcttcatctgaACTGGCTTCCGCATCACCGGAGCCACCCAGGGCATGCGACTGGGGCGCAAAAAACGAAGACGCATGGGACATAACCATGGGATCTTCGTCTGGAATCTCTGTCCCTGCCACACTTTCTGCCGGTGATACAAAATCATCCGGCACGATATGGCCTTGAACCAAGCGACCATGAATGACCTCTGCTGCTCTCTGATCGTTAAACTCGAGCTCGTCACCTTCCGCCTCCTCGTCGAGCTCATCAATGACCGACGACTGTGATAGCGTGGTTTGAGACCTGGTGTGGTGGGGCTTGGGGTTGCTCGCAGAGCGGGCACGTGTGCCGTTAGCAGCAGGGCGAGGTGATCCCTGGCCGTCTGCCACAACGCGCGAGTCTTGGGATTGTGCGTTTGTTGCTTCCTTTTCGGGCTCGGTCGAGGTGGTACGCACCTGGTTACTGATGGGGTCCAGCACTGGCTGTCGCTCAATGCCGTCGAGGTGGTTCATGATCATGCTCGCCGTCATGTTGTGGCCTCGTCTTTTGTCCGTAGTGACCATGCCAAAGTTCAGCTTGAGTGCGTCGGCAAGAGACGTGACACGCTTGGTGCCGCCGGCGTTCTtggacaccaccaccgcctccttccaGTCTGGCACATTGTGTCTGATCCAGCGAGCAATCAGCGGCTCTGCGTGAAGGTTGTCCACCGGGCACTTGAAGAAGCCCTGCATTTGTGACGCGTGCAGATCGACCGTTACAATGTGCTTAACACCCGCAACCCCAAGGAGGTTGGCCAACATCCGCGCAGTAATCGCTCCTCTATGcgacttcttcttggactgGCGACTGTATGGGAAGTATGGCAGGACAGCTGGGCGACCGTGTCAATTGGGTTCAGTTCATGGAAAGAGGAAGTAATGTACCAGTGACTTTGCTCGCCGAGCCTCCCTTGCAGGCCGAGATCATGATGAGCAGCTCCATGATGGTGTCGTTGATCTTGGGGCTGCCGGACTGCACGACAAAGACGTCCTTCTCGCGCACGCTGGTGAGGATGCGGACGCTCGTCTCGCCGTTGGAGAATTGGGTgagctcggcctcggccgGAGCCATGCCGAGATTCTCACATATTTGCTTTGTGAGGGATGGGCAGCTGGTGCCCGAGAAAATGAGGGTGCCTCGCATATTGAGAGGGAGCGGATTTGATTGAGGTTGCGGGAGGAAGCTGCAATTTTTTCCCACCTCGTCTAAAAAGCGTTGACAAGAGTGGGGCTGGTCCCAGGTTCCGTCCCCACCTGCACGGTCGGCTGTCGCACATCGAGTCAGCTTGTCCGCCCCCGATCCCGTCGTGTCCGACACTGCCCGTTCAAGTTGAGCAATCAGGAAGAGGTGATGGGCAGACGTTTCGTCATAGGTTTTGTTGCAAAGACGGTGATTATCCGTGGCACTGTTACCTAAAAGAACAAAATCACATAAAACTGTGTCACAAGAACCTCAAAGACGCAGGTAAAGAAAGGAGGTTCCTGCCCACTGAAATTACAGCGGGCAAGTCACTGTCAGCCGGGAAGGCGCGGGCCTGTAGCTCCGCCTTTcaggtggttgtggttgacaACTGAAGCATCAGCCACAAACGGCGGTCGAGTGGCTGACACTTCCTTGAGCAAACAGCCAGAGCAAAGAGCCAGAGCATAGACTGACGGTTCAAACAGTTCCGTTGAGCTTCTCCAGAGTCCTAACTGTTCGTCTGTAGGCCGTTGAGCCGGTTGAATGACTACCTAAGCCCGTAGTTGTTGCTGCACTTCCTGGGGTCTTGTCAAACAGGCTTTTTGTGGGGAGACCTGGGAAGCTCAACTACAACACAGAAATATTTTTACACTGTCCGTACCAGGTACTCTTAGGTACGCCCTTGAATCTATAGGTAAGGCTTATTCATTCCCAAATCCTTGACATGAATCTGACGCTATTCCAGGTATTCCTCCTCCTGAGAAATATGGGCATACCTCATCTCAAAAGGAACCTGGAGCCCTATGCAGAGCGGGGTGCCATTGCGCCGTGCAATGTTGTTGTCGACGGCCCTGCCCTGGCCTATCATGTCCTCAGTCTGGCGTCGAGGACAACCATAAAGATCTCGCCCTTTGAGCAGCCCTCATATGAGTTGTTGGGGCGAACAGCGATACAATGGCTCGAGAAAATGGAGGAGTGTGGATTGACCATGTACTTACACGAGCCTCCAACAATACACAATTGTAGAGCTAATGTTTCCATCTGTTCAGTGCGCACATCTATTTTGACGGCTATCTCCCCACCTCAAAGCGACCTGAACGTATGCAAAGACTTATCAGGTCGACCAAGGAACTCTTCAAGTACCATTCGACCACGGTGACAGGAGTATCAAGAGAACGTTCTCGTCGCAAGGGTGAGAAGAAGGTCGAATTGTTTCCTGCCTCTATCGGGGGAGAAACGAGATCtaaaccacctccacctgCCTTTCTTGTACCTGCCGTCTTGGATGCGTTGCGTGGCTCAAAGTATGGCCCAATAAcggaggtgatgggtggAGAGGCAGATGGGTACTGTGCTGTTCACGTTCGAAAGTCGGGAGGGTTGGTCTTGACTTCAGATTCAGATCTCTTGGTCCACGACCTTGGTGAGAATGGAGGTGTGATATTCTTTACAGACATCGACCTCGACTCAGAAAACATCAAGCTCGTCGCTCCTCAGTTTCGACATGCAGAAATCTGCCGCAAACTGTCCATCAAGCCCGACGTGGGCTTCTCCTACATGGCATTCGAGATCTCGGCAGACCCCCACCTCACACTTGAACAGGCCGCTGAAAGATCAAGGAGAGGAGAAGCTGTGATGTACAGCCGGGAAGAGTACGATTCGTTCATCAAGACGTACCTGTTGCCCGAGACGGCACCAAAAACAGTCGCTATTTGTGGATTGCAGCTCGACCCAAGAATATCTGAGCTGGTTCTCCGTTATTTGCAGATAACTACAACAGCCTCAAAGGAGAAGGGTGCATCCCTCGAGATTTTTCTACCGTTTCTTCTCGACTGCCCATCTCGAACAAGTGCCTGGGAGGTGAGCAAACCTATCAGGAAGCTGGCCTATTCTCTTCTACAGTCGGGCCAGAAAACCTCTCTCAAGACAGTTTCCGAGATGAGGAGGCTTCAAACACTGTCTTCGGGATCACAGGTCGATATTCTACCATCATCCAAGGTGGAAGAAGAATGCAGTCATCTCCTCAGCAACATCGGCAAGATAAAGGCACACATCACCGACCCCGAGCTACTTTGGGTAGTACTGTCTATCTACCTAGACATTGACAGGACAGTAGAACGAGCCAAGGGCTACCCCTTAAGTCTCGAAATCCTGACCCAGGAAGCGAGAGGCAAGCTGAACGAGTACTCCTGGGATGTTCTTCAAGTCTTCGCACAGGTACAAGCAACGTTTTACTCTCTCCGAATGCTTGAGCAGATTCTCAACCTCCAAGAGAGGAAAGGAAACGCAGTGGATGGTATTACCGCCCTGTCAGATCTCCCATCTCTCGACAGGTTCCTATCACTTGCAGATTTTACGGAGACGCTTCAACGTCTGAGAGAGGCCGGCGGACTCGAGTGCCTTATTGACCTCTGCTCAGACATGAAGGATATGATCCCACATATTGAAGCCGTCGGGAAACCACCAAAGAGCAATAaggacagaaaaagaaaggccCAGTcaggggttgtggagggccACCAAGTTAGAGCACGGCCGAGTAACCCGTTTGAGTTGCTGAACAGTCGAGATGACTGATTCACTTACATACGGAAATCTTCATAATACCAAAGATTTGACAACACCTCCTGACTTCGAACATAATGAGTGATTAGTAGAAAGCGTACTCTGAAGCCATACCCCCTAAACAAGGGTTAGGGCTCAAAGcgaccacccccccaaaaaaaagtTCTTATCGTTTATCACCCCTCCAAGAGTCCCCAAAAACTTTTGTGAAATGCCCCGCGTTTCCAGTCATAAAGGTTCTTCCACACATTATTctctgcccctccttccactcACACCACTCGATCTAATCAGATCAGATaaccctctctctccaccctcacctttttctcctcccctcccctccctcttaAACCTCTCTTCACACATCACACCTCCCATacatccccaacccaccagtCTCTCAAAATGTCCGACACGCTCTCGTCGATCGCTTCCTTGAGGTCCTCCCTCACAGCCGAAagcacccccctccccgtccgcTTCCgcgccctcttctccctcaagcACCTAGCCGTaaccgccccctcccccacctcccccgaagCCCTCGCCGCAATCGAAGCCATCGCCGCAGCTTTTACCTCCCCTTCCGCCCTCCTCAAGCATGAGCTCGCTTACTGCCTGGGCCAGACCCACAACCTCGCCGCAGTCCCCTACCTGACCAAAGTCCTCGAAGATCTCGCCGAAGATCCCATGTGCAGACATGAAGCAGCCGAAGCTCTCGGCGCGCTAGGCGACACCGGAAGCCTGGAGATTTTGAAAAAGTACAAACACAGACAAGGAGAGGACGTCAGTGTAAGGGAGACTTGTGAAATCGCCATTGAGAGGATAGAGTGGGAGAGTAgtgaggagagaaagagggaGAAGCTTAGGCAGAGGTGCGCATTTCACTCAAGAAcaagggggaaaagaaagggCTGTTTTGAAGAGATCGCATTGCTAACTAGATTGCTACAAACAGTGACTTTGCCTCGGTCGATCCTGCCCCTCCCATGCCCCAGGGCGAAGAGACACCGAGTGTCGAGGAGCTGCGCAAGACGCTCATGGACA from Podospora pseudopauciseta strain CBS 411.78 chromosome 3, whole genome shotgun sequence encodes the following:
- a CDS encoding hypothetical protein (COG:K; EggNog:ENOG503P03E), with the protein product MPVIPEMEEYVNWDMAALPTTGEGLDFASSSANMATVPALGAAGATEHLQDLDLALENAEGDDFSFWALEHFENNISPTLDGTLDANTCIGLKGLDRTGPFEEDLDLPDVPCTNCQLGGYQCKRIPEGQYKGYCTSCIALCSECSFAETTGAGRAVGFPSNPWPIMGDHPMGIPQEEAHAGAALSGSQPAAATENTTSEPARATSKTRTGVRFSREELKILKNWLSTHSRHPYPTEEEKEMLQKQTGLSKTQITNWLANTRRRNKNAVAQRSTSPGVRTWTKPIDIAGRRGAASFELMNPLQRWQVSPPENEPASVTAIQRAISTSSTLQSGLSSPYSSVHFTDDGSGRSICDSAISSANTSHSSGSFASAYSYGSRGSLGSGGSSMHRGRRRRRRKAAAPAAANMTNSTPLRQPLKTFQCTFCTETFRTKHDWQRHEKSLHLSLERWVCSPDGPVTFNAESDQMQCVFCGHANPDEAHIDSHNHSACQERALAERTFYRKDHLRQHLKLVHDAAYRSQSMDGWKVTTPEIRSRCGFCGIVMDTWSFRTDHLAEHFKRGKSMADWKGDWGFEDKVLDMVENSIPPFLIHDERNSPDPFEASQPPFAAKNAYELIKAELRAYIDDRPQGQEAPSDGELLSVVRALLEKTRIISRPCVGSTGSWLQDLLLAAPSDRPTRPSYKSSLQQLKITGKGDIFELDPLELELEVYVKARRLLGLTAMDRELQSEAVNIIRRMDESSSDPSSDIVQFFTRLIYASTSWLTCFRARAHLPRSEDVVDVPQRSKDPKKIDAGIHNPSRLEFELAEYVREQRSLFGEGFVPSDDDLQKRARVIIFEYDDGWNQTAADDAVWLAAFKNRHVFGNGTNDSSAYVPLDLSHESMFPNPLQLQLDVSDPAGRTRIPSISNSSSSRSGSGSGSGSGSGSTSTPSPPAGFRANLLGDVNCYQRLARELKKYVASAMSPNNPNCHVPTDEELQHQARWIIYEDDDPWNTTCAENAEWLRRFKRDSGILTDPSLPGLPLSTLSWNISQGGSGFAPPYTIPPPPLPSTSSTSDILVRLREGSKPFPAQTKTVDRFVKNIKGRWEEPAKVFCSRELEKGLADWVMGLGYVPSDGEMSQKAKEVMGTEKTAADDAVLVGKFRDMMAARLQQSNQIQYHQGLDLGMMDMSSTNTAGLTSGELDDLLLQGMDFDFTDLGGGGGFDGNLVGFEGIDLLMPQRSSGGQQQQQQQQMF
- the LIA1 gene encoding deoxyhypusine hydroxylase (COG:C; EggNog:ENOG503NW2E; BUSCO:EOG09263JZO), translated to MSDTLSSIASLRSSLTAESTPLPVRFRALFSLKHLAVTAPSPTSPEALAAIEAIAAAFTSPSALLKHELAYCLGQTHNLAAVPYLTKVLEDLAEDPMCRHEAAEALGALGDTGSLEILKKYKHRQGEDVSVRETCEIAIERIEWESSEERKREKLRQSDFASVDPAPPMPQGEETPSVEELRKTLMDTTKPLFLRYRAMFALRDLASPPDLPTAVPAVLALAEGFADNSALFRHEIAFVFGQLSHPASIPALTGALSNTEEASMVRHEAAEALGSLGEEPGVEETLKKFLHDKEKVVRESCIVALDMAEYEKSNEAEYALIPEVTA
- a CDS encoding hypothetical protein (EggNog:ENOG503Q404; COG:S), producing MNLTLFQVFLLLRNMGIPHLKRNLEPYAERGAIAPCNVVVDGPALAYHVLSLASRTTIKISPFEQPSYELLGRTAIQWLEKMEECGLTIAHIYFDGYLPTSKRPERMQRLIRSTKELFKYHSTTVTGVSRERSRRKGEKKVELFPASIGGETRSKPPPPAFLVPAVLDALRGSKYGPITEVMGGEADGYCAVHVRKSGGLVLTSDSDLLVHDLGENGGVIFFTDIDLDSENIKLVAPQFRHAEICRKLSIKPDVGFSYMAFEISADPHLTLEQAAERSRRGEAVMYSREEYDSFIKTYLLPETAPKTVAICGLQLDPRISELVLRYLQITTTASKEKGASLEIFLPFLLDCPSRTSAWEVSKPIRKLAYSLLQSGQKTSLKTVSEMRRLQTLSSGSQVDILPSSKVEEECSHLLSNIGKIKAHITDPELLWVVLSIYLDIDRTVERAKGYPLSLEILTQEARGKLNEYSWDVLQVFAQVQATFYSLRMLEQILNLQERKGNAVDGITALSDLPSLDRFLSLADFTETLQRLREAGGLECLIDLCSDMKDMIPHIEAVGKPPKSNKDRKRKAQSGVVEGHQVRARPSNPFELLNSRDD
- the PRS1 gene encoding ribose-phosphate pyrophosphokinase 1 (COG:E; COG:F; EggNog:ENOG503NVTN), which gives rise to MRGTLIFSGTSCPSLTKQICENLGMAPAEAELTQFSNGETSVRILTSVREKDVFVVQSGSPKINDTIMELLIMISACKGGSASKVTAVLPYFPYSRQSKKKSHRGAITARMLANLLGVAGVKHIVTVDLHASQMQGFFKCPVDNLHAEPLIARWIRHNVPDWKEAVVVSKNAGGTKRVTSLADALKLNFGMVTTDKRRGHNMTASMIMNHLDGIERQPVLDPISNQVRTTSTEPEKEATNAQSQDSRVVADGQGSPRPAANGTRARSASNPKPHHTRSQTTLSQSSVIDELDEEAEGDELEFNDQRAAEVIHGRLVQGHIVPDDFVSPAESVAGTEIPDEDPMVMSHASSFFAPQSHALGGSGDAEASSDEEEEILKPKVEHMITLVGDVKGRSVFIVDDMIDKPGSWIAAAETVRKRGKAEKVYCIATHGVFGGDCLEQMQACDCIDTIVVTNSYPIPEEKARKASKLVVLDLSFLLAEAIRRNHYGESMSPLFQHVLDS